Proteins encoded by one window of Salvia splendens isolate huo1 chromosome 7, SspV2, whole genome shotgun sequence:
- the LOC121810444 gene encoding protein ELF4-LIKE 4-like, translated as MEDVIFSSIATSGQIEPKFQQRFQTNFVLVQNILDQNRLLINEINQNHESKILDKLSRNVGLIRELNNNIRRVVDLYGRLSNSARSMETLSEGESAGTTKSDGRGGLKRVRSGN; from the coding sequence ATGGAAGACGTCATATTTTCGAGCATTGCAACTAGTGGACAGATTGAACCTAAGTTTCAACAAAGATTTCAGACAAATTTTGTGCTGGTCCAGAACATTTTGGACCAGAACAGGCTTTTGATAAATGAGATAAACCAGAACCACGAGTCTAAGATCCTGGACAAGTTGTCGCGCAATGTGGGACTGATCCGGGAGCTCAACAACAACATAAGAAGAGTGGTTGACCTGTACGGCCGTCTCTCCAACTCTGCCAGATCAATGGAGACCTTGTCTGAAGGGGAGTCAGCCGGGACAACTAAGTCCGATGGGAGAGGCGGGCTAAAGAGAGTTAGGTCTGGCAATTGA